The following DNA comes from Candidatus Nitrosotalea okcheonensis.
ATTAATTTATAATCCAAAAAACATGGATAAGTTTATTCCCTTTGCAATTTTAGTTGGGGTGACAGATGTAAAAAGAACACTTACAAAACTTGCCAAAGTGTTTTCTGAGTCATTTTTACAAAATCCATTTGTGCACATGAACCAGATTGTGCTGTTCATGTATACCGACAATATATACAAAATGGATGATCTTTCTGTCAAAATTCATGATATTGAAGGAATACATTCTGTGGATTTATTCATGCCAAAAAAGATTACATTTTTGAACAAGTGGGTAATAGAGGCAATCATACAAGCCAAGAAATCAAAGAAACTTCATCTCATGTCTGAGATACATTCATAACATAATTGTGGTTTAATTTTTCTGAATGAGGAAAAATGTCTTCAAGGGCAGAGTTCTCTCACTTAGTCTTTATACTTTATCTATAAACAAACGAAAAGTTACACGGGAGGTAATTGAACACCCAGGTGCTGCCGCCATACTTGCAATAGAAGATGGTAAAATATTGCTAGTAAGACAGCACAGGTTTCCGCATGGATACGTGCTTGAAATCCCCGCTGGAACCCTAGAAAAGGGAGAAAAGCCTCTCAAGTGTGCCCACAGGGAACTGCGTGAAGAGACTGGATATACAGCAAAAAAGATGACTCCTTTGATCAAGTACTATCCTTCCATTGGATACAATACTGAAATTATTCATTGTTATGTTGCATCAGGAACAAAGAAAGTAGGAGGTTTACAGCTTGACCAAGATGAAATCATGTCTGTTGTAAAAATTGATTTCAAGAAAGTCCTCAAGATGATTACATCTGGAAAGATTACAGATTCCAAAACAATCTGCGCCGTCTTGACTTATGCTATCAACAAGAAACATCAGGTATAGACTGGCTTTACCAAATCAGCAACATCTGCCCAACATCTAGATAGTTTTTCAAATGTAAATACCAAGTTTAACAACTGTATTGACCCCTGTTTCTTTGGATCAAGTGATGAACCTACGCCTGAGATCTTTTTTTGATAGTTCCTGTGAAGTGTGATTGCTTCAATTGCTAGCTTTCTATTATTTTCCGTAAATGAGGTGATTGATTTTTCATGTACATTTTCTATTTCTTGTGCAGTATCATATAGCTTTTTTGTATCAGTTTTTGATATTGGTAATTCTGAAATAGAATGTGCAAGATCTATTATGGTATCTCCTGCAGTCTCTAGCAAGTTTGCTGCTACCCTATAGTCTAGGATGTCAATGTTTCCCAAGTTTAGTGCAGTTGCAAGTTTCTTGTCAACCATTGCACTTCGGATTAATCGTACAAGCAAGAAATATTGCCGGTCAATTTCATCATCTCGACTCGGCATTGTTTGTAATACTGACCTGTCGTCAGATGCAAGACATGATATTGTATCACGAAACATTCCAAGAACAATTGAGCTCATTCTTTTTAGTATCTTATCTGGACTAAGTGTAGTAGCATCAAGTAAAAACTGCACATTTACATTTGATGCGTCCTCTTCAACAATTTCCATACCAACAAGCCTTCGCATCAGTCCACGGATCTTTTCTCTGTCTTCTACTGAAATTGTTGATTTTCCCTTGATCTTTATGATATCATATCCAAGCAGGTATGCACCTGTGATGTAGGCACTAATGTTTTCTTGTTTTGATACAGGATATGGTATCACGACTTCATTTGGCGGTTTGCTTCCACCAGTGGGAGTAATTGAAATACTGTTAGAGCCAGTCTCAATTTCTACTTCATCACTTTTTTCAAGCTTGTTTGCCTGAACCCATTCTATTGGAAGAGAAACTAGGATACTGCTCCCTATCCTTTGTAAGCGCCGAATGAATTTAGTCAATTTATACTAATTTATATAATTTAATGATCATTTTTATATTTTCTCATAAATTTAAGCTAGTTATGCAAGCAGTAGCTTTTGCACCAGGTCACATTACTGGTTTTTTCAAGGCAGAAGTAGAGCCAAAGGAGCCAGAACAAAAGGGGTCAATTGGTGCAGGATTTTGTATCAAGGAGGGAGTAACAACAAAGGTCAAGGTGACAAGCTCTGATAAACCAGGATTCAAGATTACCGTAACTGGTTACAAATCTGATAACACCCAGGTTTCAGAATTTGTTGTAAAGGAATTTTTTAAAATTGTAAATCAAAATTATTTTTTAGATATAGAACATAATACCACCATACCAGTTGGTTACGGTCTTGGTTCTAGCGGTGCTGTTGCATTGAGTTTGGCATTTGCGTTAAACAAGGCACTTGGAACAAATCTATCTAGGACTAGAATAGGACAGGTTGCTCACAATGCCGAAATTCACTGTAAGACAGGACTTGGAACAGTACTGTCATCATATCATGGCGGGTTTGAGATAAGGACAAAACAAGGTGCTCCCGGAATCGGAAGCCTGCAAAAGATCCATACAGATTATACTGCGATTGTAATTTGCTTTTCTCCAATATCAACAAAACAATTCATCAAGACTGAACTTTCAAAGATAAATGGCCTAGGTGGGAAGATGGTTACAAAATTATTAAAATCAAGAGATCAGATGGAATTTTTGGACATGTCACTTGAATTTGCCAAGTATGTCCATGTCATTACAAGGCAGATGCAGTTGGTAATTGATGATTTATCCCAAAATGGATTCAAGTCAGGTGTTGCAATGTTTGGGGAAACGGTATTTACACTTGTACCAAAGACAAAAGAATTTGAAGTTATGCAAATTTTAAAAAAATATGATGGAGTGATAATTAAAACCGAGATAGACAAGAGTGGAGCTAGGGTCTCCTAGTGTTGATTCCAAAGACACATCCAAGAGCCACTTCTCTTTACATCCGGGAAAAACTTGTCCATGGGTTCAGAGAAGGTCTTGTTGTAGAGGAAGGTCTCTTGGCTCATGGTAGAGGTGAGATGTTTGATTATCTCATAGGTGAAAAGACAACCAAGACATCTCGGAAGGCAATAAAAGCTGCCGCTAGGACGCTTCTGGCATCCAAATTACCTGTGATATCAGTAAATGGTAATTTTGCAGCTCTTTGTGCAAAGGAAATTGTAGAGCTGTCAAAAATCACGGGGGCAAAAATTGAGGTAAATTTGTTTTATGCAAGCGAAAAGCGAAAAAAAACCATTGCGCAGATTCTAAGGAAAAACGGTGCAAAAGAAGTACTAGGAGTTGATCCCAAGTTTGCAAAGAGGATTCCCAATCTCGACAGTGCAAGAAGAGTTGTTGACAAGCGTGGAATATTTTCTGCAGATGTTGTACTAGTACCATTGGAAGATGGAGATAGAACAATTGCATTAAAGAAGTTTGGAAAAGACGTTATTACGTTTGACCTGAATCCCATGTCGCGTACTGCACAGACTGCAGATATTACAATTGTTGACAATGTAATTCGTGGAATGAAGATACTGATTGATGTTTGTAAAAAATTATCAAAAGAAGATTTGAAAGAAAAATCAAAATTTGACAACAAGAAGAACCTGAAAAAATCCATCGGCGTCATAAGAAAAAATCTAAGGAGGATGGCAAATGCCTAAGTCTGTCAGAGACATATTATTAATGAAAAATTCCAAGAAAATTACTGTGATTACTGCATATGATTATACTATATCACAGCTTTGTGACAAGGCTGGTGTAGACATATTGCTTGTAGGAGATAGTGCCGGAATGGTGATGCTTGGATATGACAATACCATACCTGTTACGATGGACCAGATGTGTCTTTTTACAGAGGCAGTTTCAAGGGGACGACAGAATGCTTTGGTTGTTGCAGACATGCCATTTATGTCATATCAAGCAAGCAAATCTCAGGCAATTGAAAATGCTGGAAGACTGATAAAATCAGGTGCAGATGCAGTTAAACTAGAAGGTGGAATTGAGATTAAAGATACCATACATGCCATTGTAGAAATTGGTATACCAGTGATGGGACATATTGGGTTCCAGCCGCAGACTACTACTCTTCAGGAGGGCTACAAGGTCCAAGCAAAGACAAGAGATACTGCCATCAGATTGATTGATTCTGCCAAGGCATTAGAGGAAGCTGGTGTATTCAGTATTGCACTAGAAATGGTAACAAGAGAGGTCTCAAAAATTATTTCAGATACTATCAGTATACCTACAATAGGAATTGGTTCTGGACCTGACTGCGATGGGCAGGTGCTTGTTGTGCATGATGCTTTGGGCCTGTATGAAAAGATAAAACCCAAGTTTGCAAAAAGATATCTTGAATTATCTTCTGAAATTGTGCAAGCTATCGGGTCTTACAAAAGCGATGTAGTATCAGGTAAGTTTCCAGGACTAGAACACTCTTTCTCTATTGATAAATCAGAACTTGAAAGGTTGAAAAAAGAACTTGAGTAAAAAACATCCTTCCCTTGACATAGTTAGCTCTGATGGCACTGGTCTTGCAGGAAAAAAAATTATCTTGTGTATATCAGGAAGTGTTGCTGCATACAAATCAATTGAGCTCGCAAGATTGCTTATGCGACATGGTGCAGATGTAATATGTGTTGCAAGCAAGGCTGCAACTGATTTGATCAAACCAAGTTATTTCAAATGGGCTACTGGAAACCAAGTAATTACAAAACTAACAGGCGATCTAGAACACATAAAAGTTGCAGATTACAAACAGTCTGATCTTATCATTGTTTATCCATGCACTGCAAATACACTTGGCAAGCTTGCAAATGGAATTGACGACACTCCAATATCGACTGTGCTAAGTGTCGGTCTTGGCTCCAAGATTCCAATCATCATAGCACTTGCAATGCACCAAGCAATGTATGAAAATCCTGCAGTAATAAATAACGTTGAATTTCTCAAAAACAAAGTTGATTTTATTTCTCCAAAATTTATAGAGGGCAAGGCAAAGGCTGCCGAGCCCGAAGAAATACTTGATCTGATACTACAAAAGTTTGGCTTGTCACCTGTTCTCAAGGGGAAAAAAGTGCTCATTACTGCAGGTCCTACAATAGAGTATATCGACCCTGTTAGAGTGATTACAAATCAGAGCACAGGTAAGACTGGTGTCTTGCTTGCATCAGAATTTGTCTCAGCTGGTTGCCAAGTCACCTTGATTTATGGTCCTGGTACAGAGGCTCCTCCAAAGGGTGCCAAGTTGATACGAGTCCAGACAAGCGGGGAAATGGGCGGTGCGCTACGAAAAGAGATGAGGCAAAAATGGGATATCATAATACTTGCAGCTGCGATATCTGATTATACCCCAGAAAAGCCACATAGAGCCAAGATCAATAGTGATCTTCTTAGAATTTCTTTAAAGCTAAAAAGAGTACCCAAGATGATTAATGATGTAAAAAAGATTCAGAGAGATGTTTTTCTCGTAGGATTCAAAGCAGAGGCCAACATACCCAAAAGAGATTTGATAAACAAGGCAAGGGAGAAAATCGTACAATCAGATTGTGATCTTGTCATTGCAAATGATATTGGTACCAAGAGATATAGAAAAAATCCTGACTACAATAATGTGATATCTGTTGATTCAAAAACTTTCAAGGAATCCGGATGGAAGAACAAGTCCAAGATTGTAAAATTTATCAGAAACGAAATTGAAAAAAGAATAGACTAGTTGTACTAGTTCTAGAGTTTATTTTCTTTCGAATTAGTTCTTGTATCACGATGTAATCTTTGTCTTTTTTTTTGTTGCAAAGACATACCCAAAAGAAATTGTAATTATCGATACTGCCAAGACAGGACCTATCCATTCTGGAAGTACACTCGTACTAGCTAGTGTTGAATATGATTCAAATGAAGCTACCATTATGGCTAGACCACTTAATGCATATGCCATATATCTAAAATCCTTGGTATCAAATATTCTAGAGAATGCAGAGCGAAGAATAACACTGTCTAATGTGTCGATTGGGATCATCCCAAGGGCAAAGAACCCAGAGAGAATCAATGCTGTTTGGATTCCTGCAGTAGCTGATGTCACTGCAGATATGGTTATTGCAGAAATTTGTGTAGCAGTATCAAAACCTAAACCAAATACTAACCCGGTAACAAAAGAAGATCCAACAGGACCTAGTATTCCAACCCTGTTTAGAACCTTGCTTGCAAGTATTGCAGCCCCACTTTTTCCCCACTTTTTTATTGCATAGATGTTGATGCCGCCTATTACAGCCAATGCTATTGCGCCCGCAATGCCGCCCCAAAATTGCAGGTTGCCTGTAGTAGTAAGGCTTCCAACTATGTATATGATGAAGATCATCTCGGCTAATACGGAGATCATGTGACCAGAGCTAAATCCTGCTCCTACCATTCTAGATTTTTTTGTAGCATGATGCAGTCTAATTAGATTATCAATTACTGTAATATGGTCAACATCAAGTGCATGACGCATCCCAAATACTAGCATCACCGGTATTGATACTAGGATAAAAGACCAAGAGTCTGTCACCTAGAAGATCTCCTTGTTATATGATATTACAGAATATTTGAAAAATAACATCTGATAAATCATGAATGTAATAAATTACATTTGTATAAGAAATTTGCCATGGTAAATTTCTATCCTATCTATATGATGATCAATTCTTTTGTAAACTTGTGCATGACTTCAACTTTGTTTCCAACAATTACCGAGTCTTCAATTCTTACACCAAATTTTCGTGGAATGTATATTCCAGGTTCTACTGTAACTGCCATGTTTTTGGATAAAATTGCTGTACTTGATGGACCGAGGTTTGGCAATTCATGGACTTCAAGTCCAATTCCATGACCTGTAGAATGAATGAAATATTTTCCATACTGTTTCTTTTCAATTAATTTTCTACAAGCATCATCTACAGATTTGCAAGACATATTTGGCTTGACAGCTTTGAGTCCTGCCTCTTGTGATTGTCGCACAATTTCATAGACTTTTTTTGCTTCCGCCGATACTGAACCAAGACCAAATGTCCTAGTTGCATCAGAGACGTATCCCTTGTATCGTAAAGTAAGATCAACTACAACCATGTCTCCATTTTTGAATTTTCGATCAGTTACCTGTGCATGAGGCAGTGAACCATTTGGACCACCTGCAATAATCAATGGGTTCAGTGTTGACTTGTATCCAGTTGCAAACATTTCTTGCTCCATTGCATATTGCATCAATATAGTCTGAAGCTGAGCTTCAGACTGGTCAATCATCATTTTGTCTACACATATTTCATACATCTCGTCAAGGATTGATGATGCTTTTTTTAATATTGTAATCTCCTGAGAGTCTTTTACTTCCCTTGCACGATAAAATGGGTCAGTTGAGGATTTTACTTCTGGAAGGGATCTCTTGAGGCTCTCTACTATGTTGTAACTATCGCTGTCTGTGCACACCTTGTTTTTCCTGAGCATTTTGATAAGAGTGGCAAGGGAGCCCTTTCCACGCTCTGACTTGACCACATCACAATCAGTGGATTCTTCCTTTGCCCTACCCGTTTCAAGTTCAGGAGATACAATCGTGCAGCCATTTTTATCCAGTATGCCAATTGCCTCGCCCCAAAATCCAGTCATGTAAAATAGATTTTCAGGTTCAAATGCAACCAGAGAATCATATCCTAAATCATTACAATATTTTAAAAGGTTTTTTCTGCGCTTTTGCATTAATCTTAAACTTGACTGTATCTTCATTTATGTTTGTTGTAATGATCATCTAAACCTTCTAAGATCGTACCGTAGGTTGTCTAGTCAATGCCGCCAAGTCAAGTTATGAAATTATTTCTCAATAACTTGACAGTACCTTTAGATATTGGAAAAAGACCTTCTGATTTTATGGAAGAGAAGAAGAAAGTTGTAGCATTATTGTCAGGTGGTCTTGATAGTAGACTAGCGGTAAAAATGATGCAAAATCAGGGATTTGATGTTACTGCTGTTGCAATCAAGACTCCGTTTTGTGATTTTGATTGTGGTAGAGGTTGCGGATTTGAAATAAGGGAGACTGCAGATTCGTTAGGTGTTGATTTGAAAACTGTTTACTTGGGTGATGATTATATCGAGATGCTAAAGCATCCAAAACATGGTTTTGGTTCCGGAATGAATCCATGTATTGATTGTAGATCAATGATGTTCAAGGCAGGCAAAAAAGTAATGGATGACATTGGTGCAGAATTTATCATATCAGGTGAAGTTTTGGGACAAAGACCAATGAGCCAATTTGCTCCTGCATTAAGAACAATAGAAAAAGAGTCAGGACTTGAGGGAATTATTGTTAGACCACTTTCGGCAGCACTGTTACCACCAACAAAACCAGAAATTGATGGATTGATAAAAAGAGAAAATCTTGGAATGATCCGCGGACGCTCAAGAAAAGAACAGCTAAAAATGGCTCAAGAGTTTGGTTTTGACAATCCACCAAATGCAGGCGGCGGTTGTTTGCTTACTGATCCTGCATTTTCAATCAGAACAAAAGATCTTTTTCATTATGTTGAGACACCAAATACAAATGACATTGATCTTCTAAAGATTGGAAGACACTTCAGATTTGATGAAAAAACAAAATTCATTGTTGGAAGACATAAGGATGAGAATGAAATGCTAAAGGCGCTTGCATTACCTGGCGATGTTTTATTTGAGACAAAAGATCATGTCGGTCCAGTATCAGTTTTGCGCGGAGATGATTCTGAAAAAAATCTGAAATTAGCTGCAGCTATCACATTACGATACTCTGATGCACCAAAGGATTTGTCGGGTATAATTATGACAGAAAAGAATGAAGTAAAATCAGAGATTTGTACTGGCTCGATTTTAGAATCCGAGTATCTACAGTATAGAATTTAGCCGTGCAAGCTAATCTGTGAACTGCAATTGACTAGAAAGACTTTTTGAGGGAGTTGATCGCTAACAAGGTATGCAGACGCAAAAGGCTCCCACCTACCTCAAGGCAATAACTTTGAGGGACTATAGTGATGTACATGGTGTAAAAGAGGATATCAAAAAGGGAATGATTTTGGTCCTCAGGGTAACCCCACTTGCACAAAAAAACGTGGATGAGCTTAGAAAGGCGGTTGAAGAAATTTACAACATTGCGAAAAATGCAGATGCAGACATTGCAAGACTTGGTGAAGAAAGAATCATTGTAACTCCATCTGGCGTAAAGATCTGGAGAGCCGAGTACGATCTAAAGTAATCTAATTCCTTCTTGTACTTGAGGACATGTTGTTGCAATTCTAAACATTCTGTGTACTGAGCTTGCCAAGTTTTCACACTTGCGTCGCTCACCGTGATTTACAATTACTCTTCTTAGTTTTGGTCGCAGTCTGTGAATATATGACATCAATTGGTTGTAATCACTGTGACCACTGAACCCATCAAGTTTTTCAGTTGAACAGTTGATGTTGATAACCTCGATCTTTCCATCTTTTCCAACAACAGAGACTTGCCTTGAACCATCAAGAACCCTTCTGCCCAGTGTACCATTCACTTGATATGATACAAATAAGATCTTGTTTTTCTGGACTGGTGCAATATTTTTAAAGTATTCAAGCACTGGTCCCCCCTCTAGCATACCAGATGTTGCCATTATAATTGATGGACCTTCACGCAATGGTTCTTCTCTTGCATCAGAATGCTCTATGTTTGTGAAATATTCAGAATCAAATGGATTATCATCTGTCTCAAGGATCTTTTGTCTTAGTTCTCGTGCAAGATATTCTGGATAAGATTCATGTATTGCAGTTGCCTCAGAGATCATTCCCTCTGTAAATACTGGCGCTTCCATTAGTTGTCCTTGTTTCATGTATTGATCTATTACCATCATTAGTTCCTGTGCACGACCTACTGCAGGAATTGGGATCAGTACCTTTCCACCGTTTCGCAATGTTTCGTTTACCGATTTTATGAAAGTGGCCTCGACCTCCTCTCTTGATGACTGGATGTCCTCTTTTGCACCATAGGTACTCTCAATCAATAACGTCTCTACCCTTGGAAAGTTCCAAGATGCACTCTCAAAGAGCATTGATTTTCCATACTTTAGATCACCTGTATAGACAAAGTTGTGATTACCATTTCCTATATGAAAGTGACAGCTTGCAGAACCCAGAATATGACCTGCATTTGAAAATACCAGTTTGATATCAGGTGAAATATCTGTAACTGTTCCATATGACAATGGAATGGTCTGTTTCATGACTTGCTTGACATCACGCTCAGAATACATGGGAACTCGACCTTGTGCTGCTGCAACCTTGATAGCGTCAAGCTGGATTAGGTTCATCATTGGTAGGGTAGGTTCGGTACAGTAGATTGGACCCTTGTAGCCATACTTGAACAAGACAGGCAGGAATCCCGTGTGGTCTAGGTGAGCATGACTGATAACTACTGCGTCAAGCTCATCTAGTGTCATATTTGGCCAGTCAAGGCGTGGAAATGCCTCTATGGGGTTCTTTGCACCAGGATTTATGCCACAATCAATTAGGATCTTGCTTTCATGAGTGGTAAGCAGCATACAAGATCTTCCTACTTGGCTAAATCCTCCAAGTGTCATCAGTGAAACCTCTGCATCTTCAGAGAGTTTTGGGCGAAATATTTGCTCGCCTATCTGTCTTAGATGTTTGCTTCGCTCAGTTGAGGAAATTTTAAGGTTATAGTTTATAGTTTGGATGGTAGAAGACTGGCTTGCAGTTGCCTTTCTAATTCGTATTCTCCAACCTGTCTTTGAGACAAGTTCTGGCATGTTAAAGGCATCAGGATTGTTAAGAAGCCATGGACGCTTTACATCAACGGTCATCTCGCCTGTTGCAGTATCAAAGAATGTTCCTCCAAGTTCTGCCTCTTTTGGAAGCATTTGAGTTAGAATTTGTCGTGACTCTTCCTCGTTCTTTCTGATTGATTCTTCAGTTCTTACTACAATCCTTTTTTTGATTACATTTACCATGTTGGAGATTACTTCGTTGTGCTCCATTAGGTATTTTGGATTCTTTGTATAGATTGCAATTCTTGGACCTTCATAATCTATTTTGGTTACATCAGCTTCTTTAGGAATACTTTGCAGTATTGTTGCCATTATGTTTTGGGCTGGAGATAGTTCACGTTGTGCTTGTTTTCTTTGCATTAAATCACTAAAGCGTAATTATGGCCTTTTTCTGTTCTTTTGTCAAGAGCCTGTATCCCTGCTGGTCGATTATTGCTACATTGATTCCATCACCAGTTCCAATGTTTCTAGTGATTGCAGCTTTTACAGCTCTTAGAGCAATTGTTTTTCCCTCTTCTACTGTTAGGCCATCACGGTACTCACTTTCCAAGAGACCATATGCCACTGGAGAGCCACTTCCTGTTGTTACGAATGTTTTTTTGTCAAGTGATCCAAACATATCGATGTTGTAAAGTGATGGGCCTTGTTTGTCATATCCTCCAACGAGTATATCTGCAATAAATGGATAGTATCTATTCTGGAAAAATATCAATGATGCAAGTCTTGCAATTGACTTGATCGGTAGATATTCTTGCTTGTCAATTCGGTGTATGTTTGAATGGTATCGCAGCATGTCTGTTACATTTTGTGCATCTGCAACACCACCTGCAATTGTCATTCCTGCGTGATGATCAATCTTTTGGATCTTCATTGTATTGTTATTTGCTATGAAATATCCTGCGCTTGCTCTCATATCTGCGCATAAAACTACACCGTCGGTACAGCTTATCCCTACTGTAGTTGTTCCATGGTATGTGTGTTGTTCAATATAGTCTGACAAATAACTTGCTCCTAACTTGAGATACCTCAGTTTGTATATCACCCGCTTAAATAACTTTGGATTATTCAGGATATCGATAAATAACCAAGTTCCAAGTGAAAACCATGGCTTCTCACATAATGGAGCTACCAAGAAAGATACTCATAGGTGAGAACAATATTTCCAATATAGGAGACTTTCTGGTAGACCTGTCAGACCCAAAGAAGGTTTCTCTAGTTTCAGGAGACAAGGTACGAAAGATAACTGACAAAAAGATTTCTGCCTCACTTTCGGATTCAAAGATCAAGTATGTATGGCACAAAAGTACAAGCAATGATGTAGAGGCTGCAAAAAAGACACTTGTTGAAATAAAAAAAGACAAAAGTGATTTGATAATTGGAATCGGAGGCGGTAGGTCTGTTGATATTGCAAAGATGATTGCATTTACATTAAAGAAATCATTTGTTAGTATACCAACATCTGCTTCACATGACGGTATTGCCAGCCCCTTTGTTTCCATACGCGGAGACAAGCCCTATTCTATAATTGCTACAGCACCTTTGGGGGTCTTTGTTGATATT
Coding sequences within:
- a CDS encoding NUDIX hydrolase, whose translation is MRKNVFKGRVLSLSLYTLSINKRKVTREVIEHPGAAAILAIEDGKILLVRQHRFPHGYVLEIPAGTLEKGEKPLKCAHRELREETGYTAKKMTPLIKYYPSIGYNTEIIHCYVASGTKKVGGLQLDQDEIMSVVKIDFKKVLKMITSGKITDSKTICAVLTYAINKKHQV
- a CDS encoding phosphate signaling complex PhoU family protein; the protein is MTKFIRRLQRIGSSILVSLPIEWVQANKLEKSDEVEIETGSNSISITPTGGSKPPNEVVIPYPVSKQENISAYITGAYLLGYDIIKIKGKSTISVEDREKIRGLMRRLVGMEIVEEDASNVNVQFLLDATTLSPDKILKRMSSIVLGMFRDTISCLASDDRSVLQTMPSRDDEIDRQYFLLVRLIRSAMVDKKLATALNLGNIDILDYRVAANLLETAGDTIIDLAHSISELPISKTDTKKLYDTAQEIENVHEKSITSFTENNRKLAIEAITLHRNYQKKISGVGSSLDPKKQGSIQLLNLVFTFEKLSRCWADVADLVKPVYT
- a CDS encoding pantoate kinase gives rise to the protein MQAVAFAPGHITGFFKAEVEPKEPEQKGSIGAGFCIKEGVTTKVKVTSSDKPGFKITVTGYKSDNTQVSEFVVKEFFKIVNQNYFLDIEHNTTIPVGYGLGSSGAVALSLAFALNKALGTNLSRTRIGQVAHNAEIHCKTGLGTVLSSYHGGFEIRTKQGAPGIGSLQKIHTDYTAIVICFSPISTKQFIKTELSKINGLGGKMVTKLLKSRDQMEFLDMSLEFAKYVHVITRQMQLVIDDLSQNGFKSGVAMFGETVFTLVPKTKEFEVMQILKKYDGVIIKTEIDKSGARVS
- a CDS encoding phosphopantothenate/pantothenate synthetase — translated: MLIPKTHPRATSLYIREKLVHGFREGLVVEEGLLAHGRGEMFDYLIGEKTTKTSRKAIKAAARTLLASKLPVISVNGNFAALCAKEIVELSKITGAKIEVNLFYASEKRKKTIAQILRKNGAKEVLGVDPKFAKRIPNLDSARRVVDKRGIFSADVVLVPLEDGDRTIALKKFGKDVITFDLNPMSRTAQTADITIVDNVIRGMKILIDVCKKLSKEDLKEKSKFDNKKNLKKSIGVIRKNLRRMANA
- the panB gene encoding 3-methyl-2-oxobutanoate hydroxymethyltransferase, with protein sequence MPKSVRDILLMKNSKKITVITAYDYTISQLCDKAGVDILLVGDSAGMVMLGYDNTIPVTMDQMCLFTEAVSRGRQNALVVADMPFMSYQASKSQAIENAGRLIKSGADAVKLEGGIEIKDTIHAIVEIGIPVMGHIGFQPQTTTLQEGYKVQAKTRDTAIRLIDSAKALEEAGVFSIALEMVTREVSKIISDTISIPTIGIGSGPDCDGQVLVVHDALGLYEKIKPKFAKRYLELSSEIVQAIGSYKSDVVSGKFPGLEHSFSIDKSELERLKKELE
- the coaBC gene encoding bifunctional phosphopantothenoylcysteine decarboxylase/phosphopantothenate--cysteine ligase CoaBC, which produces MSKKHPSLDIVSSDGTGLAGKKIILCISGSVAAYKSIELARLLMRHGADVICVASKAATDLIKPSYFKWATGNQVITKLTGDLEHIKVADYKQSDLIIVYPCTANTLGKLANGIDDTPISTVLSVGLGSKIPIIIALAMHQAMYENPAVINNVEFLKNKVDFISPKFIEGKAKAAEPEEILDLILQKFGLSPVLKGKKVLITAGPTIEYIDPVRVITNQSTGKTGVLLASEFVSAGCQVTLIYGPGTEAPPKGAKLIRVQTSGEMGGALRKEMRQKWDIIILAAAISDYTPEKPHRAKINSDLLRISLKLKRVPKMINDVKKIQRDVFLVGFKAEANIPKRDLINKAREKIVQSDCDLVIANDIGTKRYRKNPDYNNVISVDSKTFKESGWKNKSKIVKFIRNEIEKRID
- a CDS encoding HoxN/HupN/NixA family nickel/cobalt transporter, with amino-acid sequence MTDSWSFILVSIPVMLVFGMRHALDVDHITVIDNLIRLHHATKKSRMVGAGFSSGHMISVLAEMIFIIYIVGSLTTTGNLQFWGGIAGAIALAVIGGINIYAIKKWGKSGAAILASKVLNRVGILGPVGSSFVTGLVFGLGFDTATQISAITISAVTSATAGIQTALILSGFFALGMIPIDTLDSVILRSAFSRIFDTKDFRYMAYALSGLAIMVASFESYSTLASTSVLPEWIGPVLAVSIITISFGYVFATKKKTKITS
- a CDS encoding M24 family metallopeptidase; the encoded protein is MQKRRKNLLKYCNDLGYDSLVAFEPENLFYMTGFWGEAIGILDKNGCTIVSPELETGRAKEESTDCDVVKSERGKGSLATLIKMLRKNKVCTDSDSYNIVESLKRSLPEVKSSTDPFYRAREVKDSQEITILKKASSILDEMYEICVDKMMIDQSEAQLQTILMQYAMEQEMFATGYKSTLNPLIIAGGPNGSLPHAQVTDRKFKNGDMVVVDLTLRYKGYVSDATRTFGLGSVSAEAKKVYEIVRQSQEAGLKAVKPNMSCKSVDDACRKLIEKKQYGKYFIHSTGHGIGLEVHELPNLGPSSTAILSKNMAVTVEPGIYIPRKFGVRIEDSVIVGNKVEVMHKFTKELIII
- a CDS encoding tRNA (5-methylaminomethyl-2-thiouridylate)-methyltransferase; its protein translation is MEEKKKVVALLSGGLDSRLAVKMMQNQGFDVTAVAIKTPFCDFDCGRGCGFEIRETADSLGVDLKTVYLGDDYIEMLKHPKHGFGSGMNPCIDCRSMMFKAGKKVMDDIGAEFIISGEVLGQRPMSQFAPALRTIEKESGLEGIIVRPLSAALLPPTKPEIDGLIKRENLGMIRGRSRKEQLKMAQEFGFDNPPNAGGGCLLTDPAFSIRTKDLFHYVETPNTNDIDLLKIGRHFRFDEKTKFIVGRHKDENEMLKALALPGDVLFETKDHVGPVSVLRGDDSEKNLKLAAAITLRYSDAPKDLSGIIMTEKNEVKSEICTGSILESEYLQYRI
- the sepF gene encoding cell division protein SepF; this encodes MQTQKAPTYLKAITLRDYSDVHGVKEDIKKGMILVLRVTPLAQKNVDELRKAVEEIYNIAKNADADIARLGEERIIVTPSGVKIWRAEYDLK